A region from the Pelobates fuscus isolate aPelFus1 chromosome 3, aPelFus1.pri, whole genome shotgun sequence genome encodes:
- the POP7 gene encoding ribonuclease P protein subunit p20, whose product MAEQLSAPERIRHRRRPAPRPPRGPNDIYVNTKTDFRAQLCRCRRLLGDGGHKELRVHGLGLAIGRAINLALQLQASGPGTLLISANTSTVELTDDLEPEGGEDMESGSRNRNNSAIHIRVYRPQTD is encoded by the coding sequence ATGGCTGAGCAGTTATCAGCTCCAGAACGAATCCGACACCGACGAAGACCGGCCCCACGGCCACCACGAGGGCCGAACGACATCTATGTAAACACAAAGACTGATTTTCGGGCCCAGCTTTGCCGTTGCCGTCGGCTCCTAGGAGATGGGGGCCACAAGGAGCTGAGGGTGCATGGCTTGGGCCTTGCCATCGGTCGTGCTATTAACCTGGCTTTACAGCTCCAGGCGTCTGGGCCAGGGACCCTTCTGATCTCTGCTAACACCTCTACTGTAGAGCTGACTGATGATCTAGAACCCGAAGGGGGTGAGGATATGGAGTCAGGATCccggaatagaaataattctgcaATTCACATCCGTGTATACCGGCCCCAGACAGATTGA